Proteins encoded in a region of the Streptomyces sp. NBC_00258 genome:
- a CDS encoding intradiol ring-cleavage dioxygenase — MTGIQGNQTAQGPKHKRNVTRRKVVVAGGAAVAAVGVGGTIAATANAGQTKKGASPTASSTSSETCYKLTSETTEGPYYIDADKLRQDITEDREGIPLTLRLKVIDNETCKPVRNAAVDIWHCDALGLYSGYEDLSSGGGGGGTPPSGTPTDVPSGTPTGSPPAGGGGGGHQEPTDDKRYLRGTWRTDKQGFVTFKTVFPGWYQGRCVHIHTKVHVSGTWTDAGYEGGNTCHTGQFFFDEESVLASAEVEPYSTSTTERTTLTEDTIYDQSGTAGGLLKLKYKKNGIAKGVIGTITMGVDPDATHEGTDDAVQPGASATTSASASESTSAS; from the coding sequence ATGACGGGAATCCAAGGAAACCAGACAGCCCAAGGTCCGAAACACAAGCGGAACGTGACGCGTCGCAAGGTCGTCGTGGCAGGTGGCGCGGCAGTCGCCGCGGTGGGCGTGGGCGGCACGATCGCCGCGACCGCGAACGCCGGCCAGACGAAGAAGGGCGCCTCGCCGACCGCCTCCTCCACCTCCTCGGAGACGTGCTACAAGCTCACGTCGGAGACCACCGAGGGCCCGTACTACATCGACGCGGACAAGCTTCGCCAGGACATCACCGAGGACCGGGAAGGCATCCCGCTGACCCTCCGCCTCAAGGTGATCGACAACGAGACCTGCAAGCCCGTCAGAAACGCGGCCGTCGACATCTGGCACTGTGACGCGCTGGGTCTGTACTCCGGCTACGAGGACCTCTCCTCCGGTGGCGGCGGTGGCGGCACCCCGCCCAGCGGAACGCCGACCGACGTTCCGTCCGGCACCCCCACCGGCTCCCCGCCCGCGGGCGGCGGCGGTGGCGGCCACCAGGAGCCCACCGACGACAAGCGCTACCTGCGCGGCACGTGGAGGACGGACAAGCAGGGTTTCGTCACCTTCAAGACGGTCTTCCCGGGCTGGTACCAGGGCCGCTGCGTCCACATCCACACCAAGGTGCACGTCAGCGGCACCTGGACGGACGCCGGTTACGAGGGTGGCAACACCTGCCACACCGGCCAGTTCTTCTTCGACGAGGAGTCCGTCCTCGCCTCGGCGGAGGTCGAGCCGTACTCCACGAGCACCACCGAGCGGACCACGCTCACCGAGGACACCATCTACGACCAGTCAGGCACGGCCGGCGGTCTCCTCAAGCTCAAGTACAAGAAGAACGGCATCGCGAAGGGCGTCATCGGCACCATCACCATGGGCGTCGACCCGGACGCGACCCACGAGGGCACGGACGACGCCGTGCAGCCGGGTGCGTCGGCGACCACGTCGGCCTCGGCCTCGGAGTCCACTTCGGCGAGCTGA
- a CDS encoding MFS transporter, with amino-acid sequence MSEVAIPDAERRAVSKFLRRMLPILVLMLLINQMDRTNVGFVQDELRADVGVSATAYGLGAGLFFIGYALFEVPSNMLLERFGARVWLTRIMITWGAVIVAMCFIHNVTMFYALRFLLGVAEAGFFPGVLLYFTQWLPDSSRGRASAIFLGGSATAYIVTGPITGALLELHGAGGFAGWRWMFALEGAFSIVVGIVAGFFLVSRIEDARWLTREEKDALSAAVARDEEARSRAPKVSRIRLILHPQVAVLTAVFFAMALTGYAITFWLPSLVDDIGGLSPFQVGLLSAIPWICAVIAMYSMAHFTDRARDRRPYLAAALVLSATGTYLATLGSPWFGLAAITLAAVGGKCAATLFWPMAQSGLDLKIAAPGLAVVNSIGNLGGFVSPTLFGYLKDSTGSTNGGLYTLSAASVLAVIGVALIRRSGGGTETGSGSGSDGPALVKGQVATGEAR; translated from the coding sequence ATGTCGGAAGTCGCGATACCCGATGCCGAGCGCCGTGCGGTCAGCAAATTCCTGCGCCGCATGCTGCCCATCCTGGTCCTGATGCTGCTGATCAATCAGATGGACCGGACGAACGTGGGCTTCGTCCAGGACGAGCTACGGGCCGACGTCGGGGTGAGCGCCACCGCGTACGGGCTCGGCGCGGGCCTGTTCTTCATCGGGTACGCCCTGTTCGAGGTGCCGAGCAACATGCTCCTGGAGCGGTTCGGCGCCCGGGTCTGGCTCACCCGGATCATGATCACCTGGGGCGCGGTGATCGTGGCGATGTGCTTCATCCACAACGTGACGATGTTCTACGCGCTGCGTTTCCTGCTGGGGGTCGCGGAGGCCGGGTTCTTCCCCGGTGTGCTCCTCTACTTCACCCAGTGGCTGCCGGATTCCAGCCGTGGCCGGGCGAGCGCGATCTTCCTGGGCGGCTCGGCGACGGCGTACATCGTGACGGGTCCGATCACCGGTGCCCTGCTGGAGCTGCACGGGGCGGGCGGATTCGCCGGCTGGCGCTGGATGTTCGCGCTCGAAGGCGCCTTCTCGATCGTCGTCGGGATCGTTGCCGGTTTCTTCCTCGTCTCCCGTATCGAGGACGCCCGCTGGCTCACGCGGGAGGAGAAGGACGCGCTGAGCGCGGCGGTGGCGCGTGACGAGGAGGCCCGCAGCCGGGCGCCGAAGGTGTCGCGGATCAGGCTGATCCTGCACCCCCAGGTCGCCGTGCTGACCGCCGTCTTCTTCGCGATGGCACTCACCGGGTACGCGATCACGTTCTGGCTGCCGAGCCTGGTCGACGACATCGGCGGCCTCTCGCCCTTCCAGGTGGGGCTGCTGTCGGCGATCCCGTGGATCTGTGCCGTGATCGCCATGTACTCGATGGCCCACTTCACCGACCGGGCCCGGGACCGGCGCCCGTATCTCGCCGCGGCCCTGGTCCTGTCGGCGACGGGTACGTACCTCGCCACCCTGGGCTCCCCGTGGTTCGGGCTCGCCGCCATCACGCTCGCCGCTGTCGGCGGGAAGTGCGCGGCCACACTGTTCTGGCCGATGGCGCAGTCCGGCCTCGACCTCAAGATCGCGGCGCCTGGTCTGGCCGTGGTCAACTCCATCGGAAACCTGGGCGGTTTCGTCTCCCCGACCCTCTTCGGCTACCTCAAGGACTCGACGGGCAGCACGAACGGCGGCCTCTACACGCTGTCGGCGGCGTCGGTGCTCGCGGTGATCGGGGTGGCCCTGATCCGTAGGAGCGGCGGCGGTACGGAGACCGGGTCGGGCTCCGGTTCGGACGGTCCCGCCCTGGTGAAGGGCCAGGTGGCGACCGGCGAGGCACGCTGA
- a CDS encoding ATP-binding protein: protein MPAPASEDPFGEPWQYTLSLPNDPRAVTICRRTLRLILTLHGLPHLTEVAELVATELVANAVQHTKGPAAIRLRWVAPVLRIGVWDTDPRPPAPPALATTPNPALESGRGLTLVEECTDKWGWYSLGAAAQLPHTNGKFVWCELAQTA from the coding sequence ATGCCCGCACCCGCATCCGAAGACCCGTTCGGCGAACCATGGCAGTACACCCTCTCCCTGCCCAACGACCCCCGGGCGGTGACAATCTGTCGCCGCACCCTCCGCCTGATCCTCACCCTCCACGGCCTGCCCCACCTCACGGAGGTGGCCGAGCTGGTCGCGACGGAACTCGTGGCCAACGCCGTACAGCACACGAAGGGCCCGGCGGCCATAAGGCTTCGCTGGGTGGCGCCGGTCCTCCGTATCGGCGTATGGGACACGGACCCCAGACCTCCCGCACCCCCAGCCCTGGCGACCACGCCGAACCCGGCCCTCGAATCGGGCCGCGGCCTCACCCTCGTGGAGGAGTGCACGGACAAGTGGGGTTGGTACTCCCTGGGCGCCGCCGCCCAACTACCCCACACCAACGGCAAGTTCGTGTGGTGCGAATTGGCTCAGACGGCGTGA
- the aspS gene encoding aspartate--tRNA ligase, which produces MHRYRSHTCGELRASDVGSDVRLSGWLHNRRDLGGILFIDLRDHYGITQLVARPGTPAYEALDKLSKESTVRIDGKVVSRGTENVNAELPTGEIEVEVGEVELLGAAAPLPFTINAEDGVNEERRLEYRFLDLRRERMHRNILLRTSVISAIRHKMTALGFNEMATPILSATSPEGARDFVVPSRLNPGRFYALPQAPQQFKQLLMISGFDRYFQIAPCFRDEDARADRSPGEFYQLDVEMSFVEQEDVFQPIEKLMTELFEEFGNGRNVTSPFPRIPFREAMLKYGSDKPDLRAQLELTDITDVFEGSEFKAFAGKHVRALAVPDVAAQSRKFFDQLGDYAVSQGAKGLAWVRVAEDGSLTGPIAKFLTEENVAELTKRLSLAAGHAVFFGAGEFDEVSKIMGAVRVEAAKRAGHFEEGVFRFCWIVDFPMYEKDEETGKIDFSHNPFSMPQGGLEALETQDPLDILGWQYDIVCNGVELSSGAIRNHEPDIMLKAFEIAGYDRETVEAQFAGMLRAFRFGAPPHGGIAPGVDRIVMLLADEPNIRETIAFPLNGNAQDLMMGAPTELDETRLRELHLSVRKPQPK; this is translated from the coding sequence ATGCATCGGTACAGGTCCCACACCTGCGGCGAGCTCCGCGCCTCTGACGTCGGCAGCGACGTCCGGCTGAGCGGCTGGCTGCACAATCGCCGAGACCTGGGCGGCATCCTCTTCATCGATCTGCGCGACCACTACGGCATCACGCAGCTCGTCGCCCGCCCCGGCACCCCCGCGTACGAGGCCCTGGACAAGCTCTCCAAGGAGTCCACGGTCCGCATCGACGGCAAGGTCGTCTCGCGTGGCACGGAGAACGTGAACGCGGAGCTGCCGACCGGCGAGATCGAGGTCGAGGTGGGCGAGGTCGAGCTGCTCGGCGCGGCCGCCCCGCTGCCCTTCACGATCAACGCCGAGGACGGTGTGAACGAGGAGCGGCGTCTGGAGTACCGCTTCCTCGACCTGCGCCGCGAGCGCATGCACCGCAACATCCTGCTGCGTACGTCGGTCATCTCGGCCATCCGTCACAAGATGACGGCGCTGGGCTTCAACGAGATGGCGACCCCGATCCTCAGCGCCACCTCTCCCGAGGGCGCGCGCGACTTCGTGGTCCCGTCCCGCCTGAACCCGGGCAGGTTCTACGCCCTCCCCCAGGCGCCGCAGCAGTTCAAGCAGCTGCTGATGATCTCGGGCTTCGACCGGTACTTCCAGATCGCGCCCTGCTTCCGTGACGAGGACGCGCGCGCCGACCGCTCGCCGGGCGAGTTCTACCAGCTCGACGTGGAGATGTCCTTCGTCGAGCAGGAGGACGTCTTCCAGCCCATCGAGAAGCTCATGACCGAGCTGTTCGAGGAGTTCGGCAACGGCCGCAATGTGACGTCCCCGTTCCCGCGCATCCCGTTCCGCGAGGCGATGCTGAAGTACGGCTCGGACAAGCCGGACCTGCGCGCCCAGCTGGAGCTCACCGACATCACCGACGTCTTCGAGGGCTCGGAGTTCAAGGCCTTCGCGGGCAAACACGTACGCGCCCTGGCGGTGCCGGACGTGGCCGCGCAGTCCCGCAAGTTCTTCGACCAGCTCGGTGACTACGCGGTCTCGCAGGGCGCGAAGGGCCTGGCCTGGGTGCGGGTGGCCGAGGACGGTTCGCTGACCGGCCCGATCGCGAAGTTCCTGACCGAGGAGAACGTCGCCGAGCTGACGAAGCGCCTGTCGCTCGCGGCCGGCCACGCCGTCTTCTTCGGTGCGGGCGAGTTCGACGAGGTCTCGAAGATCATGGGCGCGGTCCGCGTCGAGGCCGCCAAGCGCGCCGGGCACTTCGAGGAGGGCGTCTTCCGGTTCTGCTGGATCGTCGACTTCCCGATGTACGAGAAGGACGAGGAGACCGGGAAGATCGACTTCTCGCACAACCCGTTCTCGATGCCGCAGGGCGGCCTGGAGGCCCTGGAGACCCAGGACCCGCTGGACATCCTCGGCTGGCAGTACGACATCGTCTGCAACGGCGTCGAGCTGTCCTCCGGCGCCATCCGGAACCACGAGCCGGACATCATGCTCAAGGCCTTCGAGATCGCGGGCTACGACCGTGAGACCGTCGAGGCGCAGTTCGCGGGCATGCTCCGCGCCTTCCGCTTCGGCGCCCCGCCGCACGGCGGTATCGCCCCGGGCGTCGACCGCATCGTGATGCTCCTCGCCGACGAGCCGAACATCCGGGAGACCATCGCGTTCCCGCTGAACGGCAACGCGCAGGACCTGATGATGGGTGCGCCGACGGAGCTGGACGAGACGCGACTGCGTGAGCTGCACCTCTCGGTGCGCAAGCCGCAGCCGAAGTAG
- a CDS encoding DUF397 domain-containing protein, with protein sequence MIQWQKSSFSGGGDGNECVELAPGDGLLLLRESDDPARILSATPTGLAALLHHLRANRP encoded by the coding sequence GTGATCCAGTGGCAGAAGTCCTCATTCTCCGGTGGCGGAGACGGCAACGAGTGCGTTGAACTCGCCCCCGGAGACGGCTTGTTGCTTCTCCGTGAAAGCGATGACCCCGCCCGAATACTCTCCGCCACCCCCACCGGCCTCGCCGCCCTCCTCCATCACCTCCGGGCCAACCGTCCCTGA
- a CDS encoding response regulator transcription factor produces MPRVLLIEDDRAVREGVRLALRRQGHDVTAAGTGEEGLALLRSFRPDVVVLDLMLPGLSGLEVCRRIRTEDQVPIVMATARGDDTDIVVGLEAGADDYVVKPVQARVLEARIRAVLRRVGGAPNAEGIPKIETHGDDGELTIDRAGLAITRRGAPVALAPSELRLLLTLSASPGQVFSRQQLLEAVWEHSYHGDSRLVDACVKRLRTKMGEPAGQPRYIQTVRGFGYRFQSR; encoded by the coding sequence ATGCCACGCGTCCTGCTGATCGAAGACGACCGCGCCGTACGGGAGGGCGTCCGGCTCGCACTGCGCCGCCAGGGGCACGACGTCACCGCCGCCGGAACCGGTGAGGAGGGACTTGCCCTGCTGCGGTCCTTCCGGCCGGACGTCGTCGTGCTCGACCTGATGCTGCCCGGCCTCAGCGGTCTCGAGGTGTGCCGCCGGATCCGTACCGAGGACCAGGTGCCGATCGTCATGGCTACCGCCCGGGGCGACGACACGGACATCGTGGTCGGGCTGGAGGCCGGGGCGGACGACTACGTGGTCAAGCCGGTGCAGGCACGCGTACTCGAAGCCCGTATCCGCGCGGTCCTGCGCCGGGTCGGCGGCGCACCGAACGCCGAGGGCATACCGAAGATCGAGACCCACGGCGACGACGGCGAACTGACCATCGACCGGGCCGGGTTGGCCATCACCCGGCGGGGTGCGCCGGTCGCCCTCGCCCCTTCCGAACTACGGCTCCTGCTGACCCTCTCCGCCTCGCCCGGCCAGGTGTTCTCCCGGCAGCAGCTGCTGGAGGCGGTCTGGGAGCACAGCTACCACGGCGACTCCCGGCTGGTGGACGCGTGCGTCAAGCGGCTGCGCACCAAGATGGGCGAGCCCGCGGGGCAGCCGCGCTACATCCAGACCGTGCGCGGCTTCGGCTACCGGTTCCAGTCCCGGTGA
- a CDS encoding sensor histidine kinase, with amino-acid sequence MKRPLRGLRSRLLVAFVLVTAVATLTTGALTFREARIAVLQQSQDTIIKRLRAHVDGLAPGISYPPTQSDLESVAQEVAAAEPAQNWRVLATYRDLRATSRPQDTFTELTAGMRSAVGSRRAAVFQRVTTDGRSSLVVGLPVTFSEPAERPASGVSVFLTVPQTGEQGYVDALVTAIGRAVVPALGLAVLLALLAARGVLRPVRELRRGTRSIAEGRLDTRLAVNGSDELADLSHTFNETAAALEESVAELRRMEARARRFVADVSHELRTPLAAMSAVTDLLDEDAARLDPDTATAVRLISGETVKLARLVNDLMEISRFDAGAAGLQLDDLDLAESLRRTLAARGWQDTVDTRLPGPGELRGRVDPRRLDVAVANLVGNALRHGARPVQLRLYAREMPDAADERVWAVIEVTDSGPGIPADVLPQVFDRFYKSDTARTRSEGSGLGLSIAAENVRLHGGTVRAANRAEGEGAVFTVEIPLGQEEKEEGEKEEEVRET; translated from the coding sequence GTGAAGCGACCGCTGCGCGGTCTGCGCAGCCGGCTGCTCGTCGCCTTCGTGCTCGTCACCGCCGTCGCCACCCTCACCACGGGCGCCCTCACCTTCCGGGAGGCCCGCATCGCCGTGCTCCAGCAGAGCCAGGACACCATCATCAAAAGGCTGCGGGCACACGTCGACGGCCTGGCGCCCGGCATCTCCTACCCGCCGACCCAGAGCGACCTGGAGTCGGTCGCCCAGGAGGTGGCCGCCGCCGAACCGGCGCAGAACTGGCGGGTCCTGGCCACCTACCGCGATCTGCGGGCCACCTCCCGGCCACAGGACACGTTCACCGAGCTGACGGCCGGCATGCGGTCGGCCGTGGGCTCCCGGCGGGCCGCCGTCTTCCAGCGGGTGACGACGGACGGCCGCTCCTCGCTCGTCGTCGGCCTGCCGGTCACCTTCAGCGAGCCCGCCGAACGCCCCGCCTCCGGGGTCTCGGTCTTCCTGACGGTGCCGCAGACCGGCGAACAGGGATACGTCGACGCCCTGGTCACCGCCATAGGACGCGCCGTCGTACCCGCCCTCGGCCTCGCCGTCCTGCTCGCCCTGCTGGCCGCCCGCGGAGTACTGCGCCCGGTACGCGAACTGCGCCGCGGCACCCGGAGCATCGCCGAGGGCCGTCTGGACACCCGGCTCGCGGTCAACGGCTCCGACGAACTCGCCGACCTGTCGCACACGTTCAACGAGACCGCCGCCGCGCTGGAGGAGTCGGTCGCGGAGCTGCGCCGCATGGAGGCCCGTGCCCGCCGTTTCGTCGCGGACGTGTCGCACGAGCTGCGCACCCCGCTGGCCGCGATGTCGGCCGTCACCGACCTGCTCGACGAGGACGCGGCCCGGCTCGACCCGGACACCGCGACGGCCGTACGGCTCATCAGCGGGGAGACCGTGAAGCTGGCCCGGCTCGTGAACGACCTGATGGAGATCTCCCGCTTCGACGCGGGCGCGGCGGGCCTGCAACTGGACGACCTCGACCTCGCGGAGTCCCTGCGGCGCACCCTCGCCGCCCGCGGCTGGCAGGACACGGTGGACACCAGGCTCCCCGGGCCCGGCGAACTGCGTGGCCGGGTCGACCCCCGCCGCCTCGACGTGGCCGTCGCGAACCTGGTCGGCAACGCACTGCGGCACGGCGCACGCCCCGTACAACTGCGCCTGTACGCACGGGAGATGCCGGATGCCGCCGACGAAAGGGTGTGGGCCGTCATCGAGGTGACGGACAGCGGGCCCGGTATTCCCGCGGACGTCCTGCCGCAGGTCTTCGACCGCTTCTACAAGTCGGACACCGCCAGGACCCGGTCGGAGGGCAGCGGCCTCGGACTCTCGATCGCGGCGGAGAACGTCCGGTTGCACGGCGGTACGGTCCGGGCGGCGAACCGTGCGGAGGGCGAAGGGGCGGTGTTCACGGTCGAGATCCCCCTGGGCCAGGAGGAGAAGGAAGAAGGAGAGAAAGAGGAAGAGGTACGAGAGACATGA
- a CDS encoding helix-turn-helix domain-containing protein translates to MPARIQPTARQVRLGAELRKLREAAGLTSRQAAALLGTNPAQMSQIEAGNAGVSGERVRKLGVQYDCSDTELIDALVEMATDRTRGWWEEYRGVLPAVFQDLAELEHHATFMRVVGTVHVPGLLQTEEYARAVFAYVVPELPENEVELRVEHRMRRRQILSGVPYEAVLHESVLRTRVADRRGARAQLDELLSQSERSNVSVRVIPFDADGFAGAGAMMLYAGGRVPALDTVQRDAPYGSVFLDASARLLAMRTLFRRVESAALTPAQSRDYISRLTKEL, encoded by the coding sequence GTGCCCGCGAGGATTCAGCCGACCGCTCGGCAAGTACGCCTCGGTGCTGAGCTGCGGAAACTGCGGGAGGCGGCGGGGCTGACCTCCCGGCAGGCGGCCGCGCTGCTGGGGACCAACCCGGCTCAGATGAGTCAGATCGAAGCGGGCAACGCGGGAGTCAGCGGCGAACGTGTGCGCAAGCTCGGGGTGCAGTACGACTGCTCCGACACCGAGTTGATCGACGCCCTGGTGGAGATGGCGACAGACCGTACGCGCGGTTGGTGGGAGGAGTACCGAGGTGTGCTGCCCGCCGTCTTCCAGGACTTGGCGGAGCTGGAACACCACGCCACCTTCATGCGGGTGGTCGGTACCGTCCACGTGCCCGGACTGCTTCAGACCGAGGAGTACGCGCGGGCGGTGTTCGCGTACGTGGTGCCGGAACTTCCCGAGAACGAGGTGGAGTTGCGTGTGGAGCACCGGATGCGCCGTCGGCAGATCCTCTCCGGAGTCCCCTACGAGGCGGTGCTCCACGAGTCCGTACTGCGTACGCGCGTTGCCGATCGCCGGGGTGCCCGTGCTCAACTCGACGAGTTGCTGAGCCAGTCGGAGCGGTCGAACGTAAGCGTGCGGGTGATCCCGTTCGACGCCGATGGGTTTGCCGGGGCGGGCGCGATGATGCTCTACGCCGGTGGCCGAGTACCGGCGTTGGACACCGTGCAGCGGGACGCCCCGTACGGCTCGGTGTTCCTGGACGCCTCTGCTCGACTGCTGGCCATGCGAACACTCTTCCGTAGGGTGGAGTCGGCAGCCCTGACACCTGCCCAGTCCCGGGACTACATCAGCCGACTGACGAAGGAGCTGTGA
- a CDS encoding SpoIIE family protein phosphatase, which yields MRIGDPLPSVGDVLATLATGLWRWDDAAGKVTLDAEASRLLGLPAEPTVLTEAGVRARFHPVDWNEVNGVVQLAAAEGTLAELRLRVMDEQGHVIRTVRSRSKPSIDPSTRSYQLIGTMQEVTEPQPGAAARTPVTGDWRRSREAFLLDAGRALAEARSTAEVLRVAAGLSMPGFSPDGLAVFGAEGDRLTVIGHHGHNPGDEEPFTQMPLDTDYPAAEVVRTGRAVYLSSPDRYRDRYPAAWPLAQHFDRQSWAFLPLTFAGRTMGAWMAAFTYPVTFTPDERSVLTTVARMLAQALSRAGVAESERELTDGLQRSMLPTLGPKIPGMSVAARYVPTGGGLQVGGDWYDMIPLPGGTSRTSPGGGRFALVIGDVQGHDVRAAGLMGQLRIALRAYASEGHRPDAVLSRASRFLYGITYDEEVADLRFATCLYVEVDPESGVLEIARAGHPDPAIRMADGTVLTRPTAGGLPLGIDPDADYPTTRLVLEPGETMLICTDGLIETGGHDLDTGWRRIRKILESHDGDMEALADALVQAVHGPSSHHTTGPLVDRREDDIAVLLLSRAGEHSELGGTPTERASVRRTMVTVAQAEHQRVAGARQQLREFLHDWASADQVDSAVLLVSEMVTNVLVHTDADALLVAEMTGVAGARRIRIQVTDGSDDLPHKRHPGELASSGRGLMLMELLADAWGVDPRGEGKSIWFELYEEGPGEEEPGGEAEPGVPGFSGVTDVTEVSGDA from the coding sequence ATGCGCATCGGTGATCCCCTTCCCTCAGTGGGGGACGTCCTCGCCACCCTCGCCACCGGCCTGTGGAGGTGGGACGACGCCGCCGGGAAGGTCACCCTCGACGCCGAGGCCTCCCGGCTCCTCGGCCTGCCCGCGGAGCCGACCGTGCTCACGGAGGCAGGTGTACGCGCCCGTTTCCACCCCGTCGACTGGAACGAGGTCAACGGGGTCGTCCAGCTGGCCGCCGCCGAGGGCACACTCGCCGAGCTGCGGCTGAGGGTCATGGACGAGCAGGGCCATGTGATCCGTACCGTACGCAGCCGTTCCAAGCCGTCGATCGACCCGAGCACCCGTTCGTACCAGCTGATCGGCACCATGCAGGAGGTCACCGAACCGCAGCCCGGCGCCGCCGCGCGTACGCCGGTCACGGGCGACTGGAGACGCTCACGCGAGGCGTTCCTGCTGGACGCGGGGCGGGCGCTGGCCGAGGCGCGGTCCACGGCGGAGGTGCTGCGGGTCGCGGCGGGCCTGTCGATGCCCGGTTTCTCACCGGACGGGCTCGCGGTCTTCGGCGCGGAGGGCGACCGGCTGACGGTCATCGGCCACCACGGGCACAACCCCGGGGACGAGGAGCCGTTCACCCAGATGCCGCTGGACACGGACTATCCGGCCGCGGAGGTCGTCCGCACCGGCCGTGCCGTCTATCTCTCCTCGCCCGACCGCTACCGCGACCGCTATCCGGCCGCCTGGCCGCTCGCCCAGCACTTCGACCGCCAGTCCTGGGCGTTCCTGCCGCTCACGTTCGCGGGCCGCACGATGGGCGCGTGGATGGCGGCCTTCACGTACCCCGTCACGTTCACGCCCGACGAGCGTTCCGTGCTGACGACGGTGGCGCGGATGCTGGCGCAGGCCCTCTCGCGGGCCGGGGTCGCCGAGTCCGAGCGGGAGCTCACGGACGGCCTCCAGCGCTCGATGCTGCCCACCCTGGGGCCGAAGATCCCGGGCATGAGCGTCGCGGCCCGGTATGTGCCCACCGGCGGCGGGCTCCAGGTGGGTGGCGACTGGTACGACATGATCCCGCTGCCCGGCGGCACCTCGCGGACGAGCCCCGGGGGCGGCCGCTTCGCCCTCGTCATCGGCGACGTCCAGGGCCATGACGTACGCGCCGCCGGACTGATGGGCCAGCTCCGGATCGCGCTGCGGGCGTACGCCTCCGAGGGACACCGCCCGGACGCGGTTCTCTCGCGTGCCTCACGCTTCCTGTACGGGATCACGTACGACGAGGAGGTCGCGGACCTGCGCTTCGCGACCTGCCTGTACGTGGAGGTCGATCCGGAGAGCGGGGTCCTGGAGATAGCCAGGGCCGGGCATCCGGACCCGGCGATACGCATGGCCGACGGGACCGTGCTGACCCGGCCGACCGCGGGCGGGCTGCCGCTCGGCATCGATCCGGACGCCGACTATCCGACGACACGGCTCGTCCTGGAGCCCGGCGAGACCATGCTGATCTGCACGGACGGGCTCATCGAGACCGGCGGACACGACCTGGACACCGGCTGGCGGCGGATCCGCAAGATCCTGGAGAGCCACGACGGCGACATGGAGGCGCTCGCCGACGCGCTGGTCCAAGCCGTGCACGGGCCATCCTCGCACCACACGACCGGGCCGCTGGTGGACCGCCGCGAGGACGACATAGCGGTGCTGCTGCTGAGCAGGGCGGGGGAGCACAGCGAGCTCGGCGGCACCCCGACCGAGCGGGCCTCCGTACGCCGGACCATGGTGACCGTCGCGCAGGCCGAGCACCAGCGGGTCGCGGGAGCCCGGCAGCAGCTGAGGGAGTTCCTGCACGACTGGGCCTCCGCCGACCAGGTCGACTCGGCGGTCCTGCTGGTCTCCGAGATGGTCACGAACGTCCTCGTCCACACCGACGCGGACGCGCTGCTCGTCGCCGAGATGACGGGCGTGGCCGGTGCCCGTCGGATACGGATCCAGGTGACGGACGGGAGCGACGACCTGCCCCACAAGCGGCATCCCGGCGAACTGGCGTCCTCCGGGCGGGGCCTGATGCTGATGGAGCTGCTCGCGGACGCGTGGGGGGTGGACCCGCGGGGCGAGGGCAAGAGCATCTGGTTCGAACTCTATGAGGAGGGGCCGGGTGAGGAGGAGCCGGGCGGCGAGGCCGAGCCCGGGGTTCCCGGCTTTTCCGGGGTCACCGATGTCACCGAGGTCTCCGGAGACGCGTAA